From a single Miscanthus floridulus cultivar M001 chromosome 8, ASM1932011v1, whole genome shotgun sequence genomic region:
- the LOC136477273 gene encoding putative transcriptional regulator tpeD isoform X2: MDGSSTSLTKQIIKRMSTTEVAPETEGANLLRRNSDDVGWEYGVLVDAINKDKVKCKLCDKVMQGGIYRLKQHVAHEGKNATKCKARTPEALEAKEKCKKALNDAKRKREEKTVRELELREEVNVSRVGGGESEEVTCIGSSEPHKLGPIDKWTRAIDPKATKSESFTQQKLNKELWKERLHEVHKYIARWAYNHAIPFNACDNDEFKQMCEAIGQFGPGIEPPTMFDLRGRLLEEEYARTKSLLQEREAEKLKNGCSIMTDAWSDKKRRSIMNVCTNCADGTSFISSKEMSDVSHTSEVIFELVDKAIEDIGPNDVVQVVTDNASNNMGAKKLLHEKRPQIFWTSCATHTINLMLQGIGNMARFKKVIDQAKTFTIFVYGHTRTLECMRYFTEGKEIVRPGVTRFASNYLTLNSIQEKKDQLRKMVVHSRWDSLKDVKSKKGKNATATILNPNFWKDVKLTLAVFEPLFKVLRLVDGDVKPSMGFVYGELLKAKRQVKEALGNNESRFKDVIAVVDKKMAGRLDSPLHLTAYLLNPHYSYADPSIFDAPKMTEGFISCVETFYYHDEDMQEQAANIELQKYQNREGPFSKKLARNFENFDYNPASWWRLYGTETPALQKMATKILSLTASSSGCERTWSGFDGVHTKKRNRLTTYRLNKLVYIQFNNRLINKRAKIKSKKITDVLLSSDTTEAQGFLQENGDDCALVVFRDEEDEEELMEGTGIPWSVLGDAVGAEEQLELRRSARVRELYEEEFESEEEEFDEDEDDYVMDEPY; this comes from the exons ATGGATGGTTCTTCGACCAGTCTGacaaagcaaataataaaaag GATGTCGACAACAGAGGTTGCACCTGAAACTGAGGGAGCGAATCTCCTGAGAAGGAATTCGGATGATGTGGGATGGGAATATGGGGTTCTTGTTGATGCTATCAACAAGGACAAGGTGAAGTGCAAACTATGTGACAAGGTGATGCAAGGAGGGATTTATCGGTTGAAGCAACATGTGGCCCATGAAGGAAAGAATGCGACGAAATGCAAGGCCAGAACACCGGAGGCTCTGGAGGCTAAAGAGAAGTGCAAGAAAGCACTAAATGATGCAAAAAGGAAGAGGGAGGAGAAGACTGTTCGTGAACTAGAACTTAGAGAGGAAGTGAATGTTTCTCGGGTTGGAGGTGGAGAGTCAGAGGAAGTCACTTGTATTGGAAGTTCAGAGCCTCACAAATTAGGACCCATTGACAAATGGACGCGTGCTATTGATCCTAAAGCAACCAAATCTGAATCTTTCACTCAACAGAAGCTGAACAAGGAACTTTGGAAAGAAAGATTACATGAGGTGCATAAATATATTGCAAGATGGGCCTATAACCATG CAATACCATTCAATGCATGTGACAATGATGAGTTCAAGCAAATGTGTGAAGCAATTGGACAATTTGGGCCTGGAATTGAACCTCCAACTATGTTTGACCTGCGAGGAAGATTGCTGGAAGAAGAATATGCAAGAACCAAGAGTTTGCTGCAAGAACGTGAAGCCGAGAAGTTGAAGAATGGGTGCTCTATTATGACCGATGCTTGGTCAGATAAGAAGAGGAGAAGCATAATGAATGTGTGCACTAATTGTGCTGATGGAACCAGTTTTATTTCCTCAAAAGAGATGTCAGATGTGTCACACACAAGTGAAGTCATCTTTGAACTAGTGGACAAAGCAATCGAAGATATTGGTCCAAATGATGTGGTGCAAGTTGTGACTGACAATGCTTCTAACAACATGGGAGCAAAGAAGCTACTGCATGAGAAGAGACCACAGATCTTTTGGACCTCTTGTGCAACTCACACAATCAACTTGATGCTCCAAGGAATTGGCAACATGGCTCGGTTCAAGAAGGTGATTGACCAAGCAAAGACATTCACCATATTTGTCTATGGGCACACAAGAACACTAGAGTGCATGAGGTACTTCACTGAGGGCAAAGAGATAGTAAGGCCAGGAGTGACTAGGTTTGCTTCAAACTATTTGACTTTGAACAGCATACAAGAGAAGAAGGACCAACTAAGAAAGATGGTGGTGCATAGTAGGTGGGActcattgaaggatgtgaaatcaaAGAAGGGAAAAAATGCCACAGCAACTATATTGAATCCAAACTTTTGGAAGGATGTGAAGTTGACATTGGCTGTTTTTGAGCCATTGTTCAAAGTTCTCCGTTTGGTTGATGGAGATGTGAAGCCGTCCATGGGTTTTGTATATGGAGAACTATTAAAGGCAAAGAGACAGGTCAAAGAGGCCCTTGGCAATAATGAGTCCCGTTTCAAGGATGTTATTGCTGTTGTTGACAAGAAAATGGCTGGAAGACTTGATTCTCCATTGCATTTGACAGCTTATTTGCTGAATCCACACTACAGTTATGCTGACCCTTCAATCTTTGATGCTCCCAAAATGACAGAAGGATTTATCAGTTGTGTGGAGACTTTTTATTATCATGATGAAGACATGCAAGAACAAGCTGCCAACATTGAACTCCAGAAGTATCAGAATAGAGAAGGACCATTTAGCAAGAAGCTTGCAAGGAATTTTGAAAACTTTGATTATAATCCAG CATCATGGTGGCGGCTTTATGGAACTGAAACACCAGCTCTACAGAAGATGGCTACCAAGATCCTATctttaacagcaagttcttctggTTGTGAAAGAACTTGGAGTGGGTTTGATGGG GTGCACACTAAGAAGAGAAATAGGCTTACTACATACCGCCTCAACAAGTTGGTCTACATTCAATTCAACAACAGGCTGATTAATAAGAGAGCAAAGATCAAGTCAAAGAAAATTACTGATGTTCTCTTGTCTAGTGATACAACTGAAGCTCAAGGTTTCCTCCAAGAGAATGGAGATGATTGTGCATTAGTTGTCTTTAGagatgaggaagatgaggaaGAACTCATGGAAGGTACAGGGATACCTTGGTCTGTGCTTGGAGATGCAGTGGGAGCAGAAGAACAACTAGAGCTGCGTAGAAGTGCAAGGGTGAGAGAGCTCTATGAAGAAGAGTTTGAGTCCGAAGAAGAAGAgtttgatgaagatgaggatgactaTGTGATGGATGAACCCTACTGA
- the LOC136477273 gene encoding uncharacterized protein isoform X1, with the protein MDGSSTSLTKQIIKRMSTTEVAPETEGANLLRRNSDDVGWEYGVLVDAINKDKVKCKLCDKVMQGGIYRLKQHVAHEGKNATKCKARTPEALEAKEKCKKALNDAKRKREEKTVRELELREEVNVSRVGGGESEEVTCIGSSEPHKLGPIDKWTRAIDPKATKSESFTQQKLNKELWKERLHEVHKYIARWAYNHAIPFNACDNDEFKQMCEAIGQFGPGIEPPTMFDLRGRLLEEEYARTKSLLQEREAEKLKNGCSIMTDAWSDKKRRSIMNVCTNCADGTSFISSKEMSDVSHTSEVIFELVDKAIEDIGPNDVVQVVTDNASNNMGAKKLLHEKRPQIFWTSCATHTINLMLQGIGNMARFKKVIDQAKTFTIFVYGHTRTLECMRYFTEGKEIVRPGVTRFASNYLTLNSIQEKKDQLRKMVVHSRWDSLKDVKSKKGKNATATILNPNFWKDVKLTLAVFEPLFKVLRLVDGDVKPSMGFVYGELLKAKRQVKEALGNNESRFKDVIAVVDKKMAGRLDSPLHLTAYLLNPHYSYADPSIFDAPKMTEGFISCVETFYYHDEDMQEQAANIELQKYQNREGPFSKKLARNFENFDYNPERFFISASWWRLYGTETPALQKMATKILSLTASSSGCERTWSGFDGVHTKKRNRLTTYRLNKLVYIQFNNRLINKRAKIKSKKITDVLLSSDTTEAQGFLQENGDDCALVVFRDEEDEEELMEGTGIPWSVLGDAVGAEEQLELRRSARVRELYEEEFESEEEEFDEDEDDYVMDEPY; encoded by the exons ATGGATGGTTCTTCGACCAGTCTGacaaagcaaataataaaaag GATGTCGACAACAGAGGTTGCACCTGAAACTGAGGGAGCGAATCTCCTGAGAAGGAATTCGGATGATGTGGGATGGGAATATGGGGTTCTTGTTGATGCTATCAACAAGGACAAGGTGAAGTGCAAACTATGTGACAAGGTGATGCAAGGAGGGATTTATCGGTTGAAGCAACATGTGGCCCATGAAGGAAAGAATGCGACGAAATGCAAGGCCAGAACACCGGAGGCTCTGGAGGCTAAAGAGAAGTGCAAGAAAGCACTAAATGATGCAAAAAGGAAGAGGGAGGAGAAGACTGTTCGTGAACTAGAACTTAGAGAGGAAGTGAATGTTTCTCGGGTTGGAGGTGGAGAGTCAGAGGAAGTCACTTGTATTGGAAGTTCAGAGCCTCACAAATTAGGACCCATTGACAAATGGACGCGTGCTATTGATCCTAAAGCAACCAAATCTGAATCTTTCACTCAACAGAAGCTGAACAAGGAACTTTGGAAAGAAAGATTACATGAGGTGCATAAATATATTGCAAGATGGGCCTATAACCATG CAATACCATTCAATGCATGTGACAATGATGAGTTCAAGCAAATGTGTGAAGCAATTGGACAATTTGGGCCTGGAATTGAACCTCCAACTATGTTTGACCTGCGAGGAAGATTGCTGGAAGAAGAATATGCAAGAACCAAGAGTTTGCTGCAAGAACGTGAAGCCGAGAAGTTGAAGAATGGGTGCTCTATTATGACCGATGCTTGGTCAGATAAGAAGAGGAGAAGCATAATGAATGTGTGCACTAATTGTGCTGATGGAACCAGTTTTATTTCCTCAAAAGAGATGTCAGATGTGTCACACACAAGTGAAGTCATCTTTGAACTAGTGGACAAAGCAATCGAAGATATTGGTCCAAATGATGTGGTGCAAGTTGTGACTGACAATGCTTCTAACAACATGGGAGCAAAGAAGCTACTGCATGAGAAGAGACCACAGATCTTTTGGACCTCTTGTGCAACTCACACAATCAACTTGATGCTCCAAGGAATTGGCAACATGGCTCGGTTCAAGAAGGTGATTGACCAAGCAAAGACATTCACCATATTTGTCTATGGGCACACAAGAACACTAGAGTGCATGAGGTACTTCACTGAGGGCAAAGAGATAGTAAGGCCAGGAGTGACTAGGTTTGCTTCAAACTATTTGACTTTGAACAGCATACAAGAGAAGAAGGACCAACTAAGAAAGATGGTGGTGCATAGTAGGTGGGActcattgaaggatgtgaaatcaaAGAAGGGAAAAAATGCCACAGCAACTATATTGAATCCAAACTTTTGGAAGGATGTGAAGTTGACATTGGCTGTTTTTGAGCCATTGTTCAAAGTTCTCCGTTTGGTTGATGGAGATGTGAAGCCGTCCATGGGTTTTGTATATGGAGAACTATTAAAGGCAAAGAGACAGGTCAAAGAGGCCCTTGGCAATAATGAGTCCCGTTTCAAGGATGTTATTGCTGTTGTTGACAAGAAAATGGCTGGAAGACTTGATTCTCCATTGCATTTGACAGCTTATTTGCTGAATCCACACTACAGTTATGCTGACCCTTCAATCTTTGATGCTCCCAAAATGACAGAAGGATTTATCAGTTGTGTGGAGACTTTTTATTATCATGATGAAGACATGCAAGAACAAGCTGCCAACATTGAACTCCAGAAGTATCAGAATAGAGAAGGACCATTTAGCAAGAAGCTTGCAAGGAATTTTGAAAACTTTGATTATAATCCAG AGAGGTTTTTTATTTCAGCATCATGGTGGCGGCTTTATGGAACTGAAACACCAGCTCTACAGAAGATGGCTACCAAGATCCTATctttaacagcaagttcttctggTTGTGAAAGAACTTGGAGTGGGTTTGATGGG GTGCACACTAAGAAGAGAAATAGGCTTACTACATACCGCCTCAACAAGTTGGTCTACATTCAATTCAACAACAGGCTGATTAATAAGAGAGCAAAGATCAAGTCAAAGAAAATTACTGATGTTCTCTTGTCTAGTGATACAACTGAAGCTCAAGGTTTCCTCCAAGAGAATGGAGATGATTGTGCATTAGTTGTCTTTAGagatgaggaagatgaggaaGAACTCATGGAAGGTACAGGGATACCTTGGTCTGTGCTTGGAGATGCAGTGGGAGCAGAAGAACAACTAGAGCTGCGTAGAAGTGCAAGGGTGAGAGAGCTCTATGAAGAAGAGTTTGAGTCCGAAGAAGAAGAgtttgatgaagatgaggatgactaTGTGATGGATGAACCCTACTGA
- the LOC136477273 gene encoding uncharacterized protein isoform X3 has protein sequence MNTFMDACWMSTTEVAPETEGANLLRRNSDDVGWEYGVLVDAINKDKVKCKLCDKVMQGGIYRLKQHVAHEGKNATKCKARTPEALEAKEKCKKALNDAKRKREEKTVRELELREEVNVSRVGGGESEEVTCIGSSEPHKLGPIDKWTRAIDPKATKSESFTQQKLNKELWKERLHEVHKYIARWAYNHAIPFNACDNDEFKQMCEAIGQFGPGIEPPTMFDLRGRLLEEEYARTKSLLQEREAEKLKNGCSIMTDAWSDKKRRSIMNVCTNCADGTSFISSKEMSDVSHTSEVIFELVDKAIEDIGPNDVVQVVTDNASNNMGAKKLLHEKRPQIFWTSCATHTINLMLQGIGNMARFKKVIDQAKTFTIFVYGHTRTLECMRYFTEGKEIVRPGVTRFASNYLTLNSIQEKKDQLRKMVVHSRWDSLKDVKSKKGKNATATILNPNFWKDVKLTLAVFEPLFKVLRLVDGDVKPSMGFVYGELLKAKRQVKEALGNNESRFKDVIAVVDKKMAGRLDSPLHLTAYLLNPHYSYADPSIFDAPKMTEGFISCVETFYYHDEDMQEQAANIELQKYQNREGPFSKKLARNFENFDYNPERFFISASWWRLYGTETPALQKMATKILSLTASSSGCERTWSGFDGVHTKKRNRLTTYRLNKLVYIQFNNRLINKRAKIKSKKITDVLLSSDTTEAQGFLQENGDDCALVVFRDEEDEEELMEGTGIPWSVLGDAVGAEEQLELRRSARVRELYEEEFESEEEEFDEDEDDYVMDEPY, from the exons ATGAACACTTTCATGGATGCCTGCTG GATGTCGACAACAGAGGTTGCACCTGAAACTGAGGGAGCGAATCTCCTGAGAAGGAATTCGGATGATGTGGGATGGGAATATGGGGTTCTTGTTGATGCTATCAACAAGGACAAGGTGAAGTGCAAACTATGTGACAAGGTGATGCAAGGAGGGATTTATCGGTTGAAGCAACATGTGGCCCATGAAGGAAAGAATGCGACGAAATGCAAGGCCAGAACACCGGAGGCTCTGGAGGCTAAAGAGAAGTGCAAGAAAGCACTAAATGATGCAAAAAGGAAGAGGGAGGAGAAGACTGTTCGTGAACTAGAACTTAGAGAGGAAGTGAATGTTTCTCGGGTTGGAGGTGGAGAGTCAGAGGAAGTCACTTGTATTGGAAGTTCAGAGCCTCACAAATTAGGACCCATTGACAAATGGACGCGTGCTATTGATCCTAAAGCAACCAAATCTGAATCTTTCACTCAACAGAAGCTGAACAAGGAACTTTGGAAAGAAAGATTACATGAGGTGCATAAATATATTGCAAGATGGGCCTATAACCATG CAATACCATTCAATGCATGTGACAATGATGAGTTCAAGCAAATGTGTGAAGCAATTGGACAATTTGGGCCTGGAATTGAACCTCCAACTATGTTTGACCTGCGAGGAAGATTGCTGGAAGAAGAATATGCAAGAACCAAGAGTTTGCTGCAAGAACGTGAAGCCGAGAAGTTGAAGAATGGGTGCTCTATTATGACCGATGCTTGGTCAGATAAGAAGAGGAGAAGCATAATGAATGTGTGCACTAATTGTGCTGATGGAACCAGTTTTATTTCCTCAAAAGAGATGTCAGATGTGTCACACACAAGTGAAGTCATCTTTGAACTAGTGGACAAAGCAATCGAAGATATTGGTCCAAATGATGTGGTGCAAGTTGTGACTGACAATGCTTCTAACAACATGGGAGCAAAGAAGCTACTGCATGAGAAGAGACCACAGATCTTTTGGACCTCTTGTGCAACTCACACAATCAACTTGATGCTCCAAGGAATTGGCAACATGGCTCGGTTCAAGAAGGTGATTGACCAAGCAAAGACATTCACCATATTTGTCTATGGGCACACAAGAACACTAGAGTGCATGAGGTACTTCACTGAGGGCAAAGAGATAGTAAGGCCAGGAGTGACTAGGTTTGCTTCAAACTATTTGACTTTGAACAGCATACAAGAGAAGAAGGACCAACTAAGAAAGATGGTGGTGCATAGTAGGTGGGActcattgaaggatgtgaaatcaaAGAAGGGAAAAAATGCCACAGCAACTATATTGAATCCAAACTTTTGGAAGGATGTGAAGTTGACATTGGCTGTTTTTGAGCCATTGTTCAAAGTTCTCCGTTTGGTTGATGGAGATGTGAAGCCGTCCATGGGTTTTGTATATGGAGAACTATTAAAGGCAAAGAGACAGGTCAAAGAGGCCCTTGGCAATAATGAGTCCCGTTTCAAGGATGTTATTGCTGTTGTTGACAAGAAAATGGCTGGAAGACTTGATTCTCCATTGCATTTGACAGCTTATTTGCTGAATCCACACTACAGTTATGCTGACCCTTCAATCTTTGATGCTCCCAAAATGACAGAAGGATTTATCAGTTGTGTGGAGACTTTTTATTATCATGATGAAGACATGCAAGAACAAGCTGCCAACATTGAACTCCAGAAGTATCAGAATAGAGAAGGACCATTTAGCAAGAAGCTTGCAAGGAATTTTGAAAACTTTGATTATAATCCAG AGAGGTTTTTTATTTCAGCATCATGGTGGCGGCTTTATGGAACTGAAACACCAGCTCTACAGAAGATGGCTACCAAGATCCTATctttaacagcaagttcttctggTTGTGAAAGAACTTGGAGTGGGTTTGATGGG GTGCACACTAAGAAGAGAAATAGGCTTACTACATACCGCCTCAACAAGTTGGTCTACATTCAATTCAACAACAGGCTGATTAATAAGAGAGCAAAGATCAAGTCAAAGAAAATTACTGATGTTCTCTTGTCTAGTGATACAACTGAAGCTCAAGGTTTCCTCCAAGAGAATGGAGATGATTGTGCATTAGTTGTCTTTAGagatgaggaagatgaggaaGAACTCATGGAAGGTACAGGGATACCTTGGTCTGTGCTTGGAGATGCAGTGGGAGCAGAAGAACAACTAGAGCTGCGTAGAAGTGCAAGGGTGAGAGAGCTCTATGAAGAAGAGTTTGAGTCCGAAGAAGAAGAgtttgatgaagatgaggatgactaTGTGATGGATGAACCCTACTGA
- the LOC136477273 gene encoding uncharacterized protein isoform X4: MSTTEVAPETEGANLLRRNSDDVGWEYGVLVDAINKDKVKCKLCDKVMQGGIYRLKQHVAHEGKNATKCKARTPEALEAKEKCKKALNDAKRKREEKTVRELELREEVNVSRVGGGESEEVTCIGSSEPHKLGPIDKWTRAIDPKATKSESFTQQKLNKELWKERLHEVHKYIARWAYNHAIPFNACDNDEFKQMCEAIGQFGPGIEPPTMFDLRGRLLEEEYARTKSLLQEREAEKLKNGCSIMTDAWSDKKRRSIMNVCTNCADGTSFISSKEMSDVSHTSEVIFELVDKAIEDIGPNDVVQVVTDNASNNMGAKKLLHEKRPQIFWTSCATHTINLMLQGIGNMARFKKVIDQAKTFTIFVYGHTRTLECMRYFTEGKEIVRPGVTRFASNYLTLNSIQEKKDQLRKMVVHSRWDSLKDVKSKKGKNATATILNPNFWKDVKLTLAVFEPLFKVLRLVDGDVKPSMGFVYGELLKAKRQVKEALGNNESRFKDVIAVVDKKMAGRLDSPLHLTAYLLNPHYSYADPSIFDAPKMTEGFISCVETFYYHDEDMQEQAANIELQKYQNREGPFSKKLARNFENFDYNPERFFISASWWRLYGTETPALQKMATKILSLTASSSGCERTWSGFDGVHTKKRNRLTTYRLNKLVYIQFNNRLINKRAKIKSKKITDVLLSSDTTEAQGFLQENGDDCALVVFRDEEDEEELMEGTGIPWSVLGDAVGAEEQLELRRSARVRELYEEEFESEEEEFDEDEDDYVMDEPY; encoded by the exons ATGTCGACAACAGAGGTTGCACCTGAAACTGAGGGAGCGAATCTCCTGAGAAGGAATTCGGATGATGTGGGATGGGAATATGGGGTTCTTGTTGATGCTATCAACAAGGACAAGGTGAAGTGCAAACTATGTGACAAGGTGATGCAAGGAGGGATTTATCGGTTGAAGCAACATGTGGCCCATGAAGGAAAGAATGCGACGAAATGCAAGGCCAGAACACCGGAGGCTCTGGAGGCTAAAGAGAAGTGCAAGAAAGCACTAAATGATGCAAAAAGGAAGAGGGAGGAGAAGACTGTTCGTGAACTAGAACTTAGAGAGGAAGTGAATGTTTCTCGGGTTGGAGGTGGAGAGTCAGAGGAAGTCACTTGTATTGGAAGTTCAGAGCCTCACAAATTAGGACCCATTGACAAATGGACGCGTGCTATTGATCCTAAAGCAACCAAATCTGAATCTTTCACTCAACAGAAGCTGAACAAGGAACTTTGGAAAGAAAGATTACATGAGGTGCATAAATATATTGCAAGATGGGCCTATAACCATG CAATACCATTCAATGCATGTGACAATGATGAGTTCAAGCAAATGTGTGAAGCAATTGGACAATTTGGGCCTGGAATTGAACCTCCAACTATGTTTGACCTGCGAGGAAGATTGCTGGAAGAAGAATATGCAAGAACCAAGAGTTTGCTGCAAGAACGTGAAGCCGAGAAGTTGAAGAATGGGTGCTCTATTATGACCGATGCTTGGTCAGATAAGAAGAGGAGAAGCATAATGAATGTGTGCACTAATTGTGCTGATGGAACCAGTTTTATTTCCTCAAAAGAGATGTCAGATGTGTCACACACAAGTGAAGTCATCTTTGAACTAGTGGACAAAGCAATCGAAGATATTGGTCCAAATGATGTGGTGCAAGTTGTGACTGACAATGCTTCTAACAACATGGGAGCAAAGAAGCTACTGCATGAGAAGAGACCACAGATCTTTTGGACCTCTTGTGCAACTCACACAATCAACTTGATGCTCCAAGGAATTGGCAACATGGCTCGGTTCAAGAAGGTGATTGACCAAGCAAAGACATTCACCATATTTGTCTATGGGCACACAAGAACACTAGAGTGCATGAGGTACTTCACTGAGGGCAAAGAGATAGTAAGGCCAGGAGTGACTAGGTTTGCTTCAAACTATTTGACTTTGAACAGCATACAAGAGAAGAAGGACCAACTAAGAAAGATGGTGGTGCATAGTAGGTGGGActcattgaaggatgtgaaatcaaAGAAGGGAAAAAATGCCACAGCAACTATATTGAATCCAAACTTTTGGAAGGATGTGAAGTTGACATTGGCTGTTTTTGAGCCATTGTTCAAAGTTCTCCGTTTGGTTGATGGAGATGTGAAGCCGTCCATGGGTTTTGTATATGGAGAACTATTAAAGGCAAAGAGACAGGTCAAAGAGGCCCTTGGCAATAATGAGTCCCGTTTCAAGGATGTTATTGCTGTTGTTGACAAGAAAATGGCTGGAAGACTTGATTCTCCATTGCATTTGACAGCTTATTTGCTGAATCCACACTACAGTTATGCTGACCCTTCAATCTTTGATGCTCCCAAAATGACAGAAGGATTTATCAGTTGTGTGGAGACTTTTTATTATCATGATGAAGACATGCAAGAACAAGCTGCCAACATTGAACTCCAGAAGTATCAGAATAGAGAAGGACCATTTAGCAAGAAGCTTGCAAGGAATTTTGAAAACTTTGATTATAATCCAG AGAGGTTTTTTATTTCAGCATCATGGTGGCGGCTTTATGGAACTGAAACACCAGCTCTACAGAAGATGGCTACCAAGATCCTATctttaacagcaagttcttctggTTGTGAAAGAACTTGGAGTGGGTTTGATGGG GTGCACACTAAGAAGAGAAATAGGCTTACTACATACCGCCTCAACAAGTTGGTCTACATTCAATTCAACAACAGGCTGATTAATAAGAGAGCAAAGATCAAGTCAAAGAAAATTACTGATGTTCTCTTGTCTAGTGATACAACTGAAGCTCAAGGTTTCCTCCAAGAGAATGGAGATGATTGTGCATTAGTTGTCTTTAGagatgaggaagatgaggaaGAACTCATGGAAGGTACAGGGATACCTTGGTCTGTGCTTGGAGATGCAGTGGGAGCAGAAGAACAACTAGAGCTGCGTAGAAGTGCAAGGGTGAGAGAGCTCTATGAAGAAGAGTTTGAGTCCGAAGAAGAAGAgtttgatgaagatgaggatgactaTGTGATGGATGAACCCTACTGA